AGACCGGGAATGCTCTTCCCGACCGATTCGAGCGCCTCCTCGCCGGTCGTGGCGGCCTTGACGGTGTAGCCTTCCTTCTCGAGGTTGATCCGGACCAGCTCCAGAATGTCCTCGTCGTCCTCGACGACCAGTATGTCCCGCGTGCTCACCAC
Above is a window of Candidatus Effluviviaceae Genus V sp. DNA encoding:
- a CDS encoding response regulator translates to MSTRDILVVEDDEDILELVRINLEKEGYTVKAATTGEEALESVGKSIPGL